One genomic segment of Zymoseptoria tritici IPO323 chromosome 5, whole genome shotgun sequence includes these proteins:
- a CDS encoding ROT1-like protein (Conserved protein (Hit with hypothetical fungal proteins). Similar to Rot1 (supresor of TOR2). Probable involved in protein folding.): protein MLLYYSLAIGLSAFSFSSAQTYPADLVGTWSTKSNMTVTGPNFYDAAKDELIEPARTGISYSFTADGHFEEAYYRAISNPSNPKCPSGIMQWQHGSWVMNANGSLSLTPIAVDGRQLLSDPCAGDHGVYTRYNQTELFKQYQVLTDPYHKVPRLNLFEFDGTPMQPMYRISVTPTMLPTTTLHALTTATATAGSKLKRGLGADVPLSWRSNGKQNEHMIHQINSDRVFWVGLTFTGIGGLLFFGPRRLGIRL, encoded by the exons ATGCTGCTTTACTACTCGCTCGCCATCGGCCTGAgtgccttctccttctcctctgcgCAGACATATCCCGCCGATCTCGTCGGCACGTGGTCTACAAAGTCAAACATGACAGTTACCGGCCCG AACTTCTACGACGCAGCGAAAGACGAGCTGATCGAGCCTGCTCGCACCGGCATCTCATACTCGTTCACCGCAGACGGCCACTTCGAGGAAGCTTACTACCGCGCCATCTCGAACCCCTCCAATCCGAAATGTCCGTCAGGAATCATGCAATGGCAACACGGCAGCTGGGTCATGAACGCCAATGGTTCGCTTTCACTCACACCCATCGCGGTAGACGGAAGGCAATTGTTGAGTGACCCATGTGCTGGGGACCATGGGGTATACACACGCTACAATCAAACAGAACTGTTCAAG CAATACCAAGTCCTCACAGACCCCTATCACAAGGTTCCACGCCTGAATCTATTCGAGTTTGACGGGACTCCAATGCAGCCGATGTACAGGATTTCGGTCACACCTACCATGCTGCCAACTACCACTCTCCATGCGCTCACCACTGCGACGGCAACAGCAGGCTCGAAGCTCAAGCGCGGACTGGGTGCCGATGTCCCCCTGAGCTGGAGGTCGAACGGGAAGCAGAATGAGCATATGATACATCAAATCAATTCGGACCGTGTGTTCTGGGTCGGCTTGACGTTCACCGGCATTGGAGGATTGCTTTTCTTTGGACCTAGACGGCTCGGGATCCGACTCTGA